The nucleotide window AATAGCCAAAGTAGGTAGAAAGGTTTTTCCATTTACTTTTCCATGAATTAATTACAACGTGGTATCGTTTTCTCTATTTTGTTTTCCAACTGCGAAAGAACATCTTCTGCAGCTATACGTGTAGGTGTTTTGTTAACTTTTCTTAAATCTTTCATAGATTCCTTATAACAATGGCTGTCAATCCCTAGACAAATATAAACAGCGAGAGTTTGTACCTTGCCATAACTACGAACTT belongs to Candidatus Neomarinimicrobiota bacterium and includes:
- a CDS encoding transposase → MLQVKDWQNCLLETAYVIVYFEAFHYKVRSYGKVQTLAVYICLGIDSHCYKESMKDLRKVNKTPTRIAAEDVLSQLENKIEKTIPRCN